The Halobacteriovorax sp. DA5 genome segment AAATACCACAAGCGATGTAAAGAGATGGAGCAACTGTTTTACCAGTTTGACCAACTTGCATTGCGTGTGGAGCATATCCTGAGTCTACAGCAGCACGTGAAGCACCAACTGTTGCACCAAGAACTTCTGCTAGTTCTTCAAGGATCTTGAAGTTTTCTGCAGATTTCATAGCACGACCACCAGATACGATGACATTTGCTTCTGTCAGGTCTAGCTTCTCAGAAGCACCCTTAACGATTTCTTTGATTGCAGCTTTGATGTCACCAGCGTTAGCAGCAACTTCATTTGCAGCACCTGCACCAGCAGTTGGAGCTTCTGGCATACCAAGAGCGTTAGGTCTTACAGTTACGAAACCTGGCTTAGGTCCGTCTAGTTCTACTTTAGCTAGAACTTTACCAGCAAATAGTGGTCTTGTTCCTGCAAAGTTGTCACCTTCCATTACAAAATTTGTAACTTCTGATGCCATACCTGCATCAAACATACCAGCTAGTCTTGGCATAAGGTCTTTTGCTAGAGAAGTTGCACCAGCAAATACGTAATCGTAGTTTGAACCGATAAATTCTTTAAGTGCATTAGCGTATCCTTCTGGAGAATACTTATCTAGGTTTGCACCTTTTAGGTTGTGAACATTAGCAGCACCATACTTTGCAAGATCTGCAGTTGCATTAGCACCCATGTCACCAACGATTGCTACGTCAACAGTGTGACCAGCAAGTTTTCCTAAGATTTCAAATGTAACAGACTTAACTGTTTCACCACTTGTTTCAGAAAATACTAATATCTTTGCCATTTTAATAATCTCCTTAGATAACTTTAGCTTCTTCTCTTAAAAGCTTAACAACTTCAGCTACAACACCTGCTTGAGCAGCTTCGTCCATTGCATCAAACTTCTTCCCAGCTGGTTTTTCTGGTGGAAGTTGGAAACCAGAATACTTAACACGACGATCGTCAGCAGATACACCTACATCTGAAAGTGAATGTTGAGCAAGAGGCTTTCTCTTAGCTTTCATAATCCCTGGAAGAGAAGCATAACGTGGGCTGTTTAGACCTTTGTTGGCCGCAATTAATACTGGAGCAGTTACTTCGTAAACTTCTAGTGCTCCACCTTCAACTTCTCTTTTAAGAGTATATGAACCACCTGCTTCTTCACAACCGTCTACAACAGTTACTGAAGGCATTCCTAGCATTTGAGCTAGAAGTTGTGGAACTTGAAGACAGTCGTCATCAATTGCTTGTTTTCCAGTGAAGATAACATCTGGAGTTTTTCCAGATTTTTCAATAGCACCTTTAAGTGCTTTAGCTGTCATATATGAATCTAAGTTGTCATCAGCTTCAACTAGGATTGCATCGTCAGCACCCATTGCTAGGGCAGTTCTTAGAGCTTCAGTGTCTTTAACACCACCAACTCTTACTACAGTAACAGTAGAACCACTGTTTGCAGCTTTAGTTAATAGAGCTTGCTCTACTGCAAATTCATCATATGGATTCATGATCCACTTGATAGAACTTGTTTCGATATAAGATCCATCACCATTTGGAGTAATTTTAGTTTCCGTGTCTGGAACTTGTTTAATACATACAAAAATGTTCAATTTTAGCTCCTTGTAAAAATTTCTTTAGCAATAACTAATCTTTGTATTTGTGAAGTGCCTTCATATATTTGAATGAGTTTGGCGTCTCTCATTATTTTTTCAACTGGATATTCTTTACT includes the following:
- a CDS encoding electron transfer flavoprotein subunit alpha/FixB family protein, with product MAKILVFSETSGETVKSVTFEILGKLAGHTVDVAIVGDMGANATADLAKYGAANVHNLKGANLDKYSPEGYANALKEFIGSNYDYVFAGATSLAKDLMPRLAGMFDAGMASEVTNFVMEGDNFAGTRPLFAGKVLAKVELDGPKPGFVTVRPNALGMPEAPTAGAGAANEVAANAGDIKAAIKEIVKGASEKLDLTEANVIVSGGRAMKSAENFKILEELAEVLGATVGASRAAVDSGYAPHAMQVGQTGKTVAPSLYIACGISGAIQHLAGMRTSKVIVAINTDPDAPIFTKADYGIVGDLFQIVPILKEELKKVL
- a CDS encoding electron transfer flavoprotein subunit beta/FixA family protein; the protein is MNIFVCIKQVPDTETKITPNGDGSYIETSSIKWIMNPYDEFAVEQALLTKAANSGSTVTVVRVGGVKDTEALRTALAMGADDAILVEADDNLDSYMTAKALKGAIEKSGKTPDVIFTGKQAIDDDCLQVPQLLAQMLGMPSVTVVDGCEEAGGSYTLKREVEGGALEVYEVTAPVLIAANKGLNSPRYASLPGIMKAKRKPLAQHSLSDVGVSADDRRVKYSGFQLPPEKPAGKKFDAMDEAAQAGVVAEVVKLLREEAKVI